The nucleotide window ATGATTACTTTACTCTGCTAAGTAAAGCAACATTGCTCACaacattcaaagaaaatgaaactaaGTAAAGCAATAACCTTTGGACTGACTTAAACATAGTATCAGATATTCAAAGTACAGAAACTTCACTACCTTAGTGGGTCCCACAGAGGCGTTGGCGAGGGCGATAATCTCGGACGCATTTCCTCGTATAACAGTGGGCTTAAGCTCCACAAGCTCCAAACAAGCCTTCAACCGGAAACCGGAAGCGCCGGCGGCGACAGGGTCGAGAACCCAGGGCTTACCGGACTTGCGTGCCAGTTGGGCGGCGAGCTTCATGGCCGGCAACCAGTCGGCGGAGAGTGTGCCGACGTTGAGGCAGAGAGCGTGGACCTGAGGCGTGAAGTCCGGGATTTCTTCGAGGGCGTGGAGCATGGCCGGTGATGCACCGGCGGATAAGAGAGTGTTGGCCATCAGATCCATTGACACGAAGTTTGTGATGCATTGGATCAGCGGCGACTGGGATCGGACGGCGGAGAGTAGGGCCCACGACTTCCTGGCCCAGAGGGTTGCCTCTGCTTGTTCCTCCTTGTTGCTTTCCATGTTCTGGTTTTGGATGTTTGGCTATGGCTTTGGAACTCTCATGGGTTTAGTAGAAGGAGAGGTGGTCTCTTGTTGACTGGCGTGGTTGTGAACCTGTGATATATGTATGCTTTAGCTTTGAAAGTGAGTTTAGTATTTACGATGGATTTAGAGCCGTGAGTAGGTTGGTATGCCGCCGTGTCTCTATCGGTTTCGAAGTCTCCCGGTGTATTGGAGAGTGTTTAGTTCCAAACTCGAAATATGGTCATTAAGAACTTGGGAGTTGGATTCATGTATATTGGTTTTGCGTTGTGTTACAAGTTGGCCCTTTAGTGATTTTTGTTGGTATTATTCCGTATGAATGAAATcacttcatttaattaaaagaaattacaatggaaatgATTACTCTCATCTTGTTTATAATGTTTATTTATACCCGGTTAATCTTGTTAATAGTGTATTTGTGAGATACATTGACCCAATGAAAAAGAAACATCTTGTTATAGTATTTTTTGATAATGCTTACTACACTAAACAAATTGAATTAGTGGACCGAATATTTGTTAGTCCACTTGATACGAATGTGATTGGATATCAATTATCCGCTAGATTATTGTGTCGTGGCGTCTAGTTGTTATTAAATAGATTCGGATTTAGGTAAATTTGCTTCAAATCTGGTCCATTAACATGTTTATCAGGTACCCACAACAAGAGTCATGTTAGTTTCAATCACTTCCACTTTTTTCTCATTCCTTTACTTTTAAGAAATGGAGGTCGGAACAACCACTACTTTTAGGCCTGAAATTTTTGAAAAGTTGATGATGATAATCTGAATTCTATGGAACAACGTAAATGATAAAATATGGAAGAATGAAGAGAAACTAGCTTCTATAATTATTTCCACCTCAATTGCTTGGTATGAAGAATTTTTGCAAGCCAATAAATCAGAAAGTATTTAGGTGATTCAGTTCATGGATATTTCAAGAGCTGAGGTTTT belongs to Rosa chinensis cultivar Old Blush chromosome 4, RchiOBHm-V2, whole genome shotgun sequence and includes:
- the LOC112200353 gene encoding hydroxyethylthiazole kinase, whose amino-acid sequence is MESNKEEQAEATLWARKSWALLSAVRSQSPLIQCITNFVSMDLMANTLLSAGASPAMLHALEEIPDFTPQVHALCLNVGTLSADWLPAMKLAAQLARKSGKPWVLDPVAAGASGFRLKACLELVELKPTVIRGNASEIIALANASVGPTKGVDSSHKSTDAVESAKSLARASGAVVAVSGAVDIVTDGERVVGAHNGVAMMTKITATGCSVTALIAAFIAVDQAHVLEATAAALSLFGIAGEMGMEMANGPATLRIHLIDSLHGLDEACVLSRVKITSLS